The Juglans regia cultivar Chandler chromosome 10, Walnut 2.0, whole genome shotgun sequence genome includes the window GtttgatcttgtacacaacatAATCTATCATATCTGGTGCAGCTCGTTTTTCATTTGTATATTTGGAGATTACGCCAGAAATAGCAATTCTACCAAAAGCAACATTCATATTATAAGCAACTGCGGCTTCCAACATCTCACCACCCACATTGTCAAAGTAAATGTCAATTCCATTAGGGCAAAATCAATTGAGatcctttttaattttctgatcaAAAAAGATAAGCACAATGTTAAAAGGTTCATGTGGGGTTATTCTGTCAAATAACTCATGTAGTGTGTCTACGTTGATCTCTCCCAAATTGAACTATCCAATTCGATTAGTCCATTGCAGAAAATGTCAATTCCAACAAAACTATGTCATTTAAATAAAGTATACAAACAGTTTCCAAGCTACAAACACAATTTTCCTAATGTGCATACATCCTCAAGCATGACTTGAGGTTTTTACCTTTTCAAAGTCGATTTCAAATCTGTTTCTTCCCTGTAGTTGAATGCCTCGTCAAATCCAAGCTTTTCTTTAAGCAATTTTACCTATTATAAGTTGATTATAAAgtgaagatataaaaaaattataaagcattaaaatcatattttccatTGAAATCAAACCATGTAAATTACTAACAAAAGGTTTGCATGAGTGTAACCTCTGGTTTGCTTCCAGCACAACCAACAACATAGCAACCAAACAATTTGGTGTATTGTCCAACCAAATTTTCAACCGATTCAACAACTGCAGATACAAAGACTTTCTCCCCCTTCTTTGGCTTgtatacttcaaaaaaaaaaaaaaaagaactaatatCTCTTGGTTCCATTAATCAACAAGATTAAGTCATTGAAGAAGATGATTATgccaatgatgatgatgatgagtaacTAATTGCCTAGAACTCTAACATGGTAAGTCAATGGAAAGCCCATGGGATCCAATTTGTTTAACTAGTTTCCTTCTCTTACTAAACTATACTCTCCCTAAGTGATCAAACCAAAACCAAGTCATCCTTTTCAAACTTGGGATTCCCACAAGCCACAACCCTTGCCACACCATATGCATCAATAGCCTGTCCAAACCACTCAAAACATTTCAGGCTAAGTTATTAGCAGTCTTTAAGGTATTGCATGaatgcatacatgcatgcaggGCGGCTTACCTAGCACGCTGGGGATTATGCCGATCAAAACATTTTATGGCTTTTTGAGAGGAGCTGCAACTCTTGATTATAAGGTTGGTTTTGTATGGGTTGATCGAAACATACATATTCTTCATTATAACATCAGTGGAACCTGGCTCAACTGAGAGAGCAAGAGCTGTAGTCTTAAGCTCAAAGTTAGACTCTTTTGGTGCCCCTTCAACATGAATCTCtattattatgtatttgttGGTGGTCACTTCCATTGTAACCTTTGCCTCTTTGTGTTGTTGAATTGCTCAGTGTTCAGGTATAATAATAAGCAACAAAGAAATCGAAAAAGAACATAGATTACTTCAAAGGTGTAATATTTGTTGAGAGGTGACTTGAATCTTGTTGAAAATGTGCCTCTATAgaatgttcgctcgagcggtgtCTCTGCCGCTCAAGCTAAGCTTCAACCCGAGAGTTCACTTATCAGTTGCTTGATAATTAGCTCGAGCTGGACACAACCCGTGAGTTTGctaataatcttattattttaagaaaaatctaaaaatctaaCGCTACATACATTCTTTGCAAACTAATTTACCAGGCTGATTTGCATTTTAGAGCAGAGAACTGGAATTGATTTAGGCATTAGTTTAGccattttttataagagaaatgtcAGTATGGCGCTTGAGTTTGTTTCATCACTTTAAccgctcatatattttattttatttttaatttttttaacttaacgattaagaaagtgacttttaatatattggtgtatttttttttattttttaaaaatatttaaaaatgttaaaataatatgaaaataaaaaaaaaagaaaaaaaaaagataaatttgtgcTAGACGGCACACCCAACAGTCATTGCTGAGCGGCAACATAGCAccactatttttataattactaaATATACTACTTTTTACACTTTCACTAATCTATtcaaaatcaatcattaatGGATAAcattctctatataataaaaaaaattattatttttatttgtttttctatctatttttcttatgtGTATTTAAATCCATAGAATCAgcctcatttttccttttaaaagcAACCTATACAGACAAAATAcatccaaaaaaaattcaaatatcaaaatgcaTTAAATTGCATAAGATCAACATCatcaaattaacataaaaaatacatcaactTACACGAGAACACACAGCAACAAagcataatttttattaaaatttttaattaattgcttgAGCTACATTCATATTCtttatggaaagaaaataatgttatttaattaaaactgtATTGCATGACATACAAAATGTTATTTCtcaatgatgataaaaaacaaaaaaaaaaaaaaaaaacatagggaGCTATTTTAAAGTCAGGTATAGCACAAGAGAGATATGTGACCTAATTTACTTTCTTTCCAACACTTTTTTTAACTAATGTTacttatctttttaatttttataattttttttataatatgatattaaattattaaagatgatttattatattttatttatgaatttatcatttaatatcgtATCTTGAGAAATGATGAgaagataatgaaaaaatagatatgaataaatttttttatttagtttagtCTTTATGATATGGCGGTTCCATAAGAGAAAGTCTTTTGCATATCGCGGTTGCTTTGCTTGGATTGGCGGGTTGGACTACTCTTGGAGCAACTGGATGAGATCCCAAGCTTATCAAACCTCTCGAGCCCGTCTCCCTCTAAACCCTCATTACAGTTTTGTCACgaaggggtgggagcttcggctccttcccctccctccctccctccctcccctcgTCCCATCTGTGTAGTGTTCTGTTTTTGTGTTTGGTGTGTTTTACTGGCTAAATAAGAGAGAATTGCAGATCTGGAATGTCTGGCGACTATAGATGAGCACGCGCCTCTCCACGGCGTTGCCCAGTCACCGATCTTCAAGCTTATCGAAGGCGGCGCCAAACGGAGTGGCGAGTTGCCCGCACGTGCGGCCCAAAGTTTGCAGTTGCGTTCGGTGAGTGGCTTTCTTGTGCCGCCAGGAGACCTCTGCCGTCGCCACGCATGGCTCCACTGGGGCCTGTGAGTCCGGAACTCCCAAGATCGATCGACGGTTTTCTTCCAGGGTGGCGCGTGTACTGCACGCGCCACCGTAGTCGCCAGAACATTGTCATTTTCTATTGTTTCAGtggtttttctttgtaatttatttCGTGTTTTGtctatctttttaaaaaaataaaaaatctaaaaattttgttCCTTCGGACCTTGGTTCGAACGGTGTGATGTCCCCGCTCTGCTTTGACAGTATATGGGATTGGTGTACCCTATTTCTCTTAGTCAAGATATGAGTTTTGTCACCTAGTTACTATTTCTCTGTCGGGGACAGGGATATGTACAATGGATCTCTTAGACTTAGGTCTTTAGCGATCTATCGTCtagactagaccatgtcagtcatgATAGTGTGCTGGGAGCtattaacgattgtaattgacttttttaaatcatatttatATGTCCTCTTTATGAATGATACGTGatccttttattaaaaaaaaaaaaaaaaaaatccaaatcccatattttcctagaaaattcCACAATATCCTTTCGCGTTCCCTTGTTGCATTTGCAATTTTGCATCCCAAGCTCTCAGCTCACACCTACTCCAAAAAGGGTAGGGAAAACAAGTCTTTGTATCCAGAGATCCATTCCATTCCTTAGTTTTCCGAGAAAGCTCGAAACTTGCCCGGAAAAGCCTCCGATTTTTCTTTCATGGCAAATGCTTGGAAAAGGGAAAAGTCCTCGCAGTTCCACGCCTCGAAGACAATCAAGACCGTCTGCTTACTCTTTATTAGCACACTCCTTTTCCTCATGTTCTTCATCTATTTCACCGCCCAACCCTCAAGTCCTAACCCTAATCCCCCCTTCAGAACCGATTTTTCTTTCTATCCAATTCCAGCTTTTGATTGCTTGAAGTGCCCTCAGTCCCACCCCGTGATCGCGAACCTCGTGGAGGGCCTCCGATACCCCTTCCTCTACTCTCTCGCCGACCTGGGAACCTTGCCTGATAAGCCCCACAAGAACATTGTCAGAATGCTAAAAGGGAAACCCTTTCGGAAGCCCGATATCTCGGTTTCGATTCAGGAGGTTCTGGAGAAACTAAGAGGTGAAGGAAGAGGTAATGGGCTCGTCGTCGATGTGGGTGCCAATGTGGGCATGGCCAGCTTCGCCGCCGCGGCGAtgggttttagggttttggctTTCGAGCCGGTCTTCGAGAACTTGCAGAGGATTTGTGATGGGATTTATCTGAATCGCGTCGGGAATTTGGTCACCGTGTTCGAGGCTGCCACGTCTGACCGGACTGGGAACATTACCTTCCACAAGGTATTTGTTTTTGCccatttgttattattattgcgGCTATTCTGTGCTGAATTTTGTTGATGGCTCGTAATTGTTCATCATTGGAATTAATCAGTACTAtcaagttttaacttttaagtgaGGGCTGTGCTGTTCTTATGATCCATTTTTCACTTCCTCCAATTGATGGTGCGAATCTTTTGAACCCGCCAGCGTTAGGCTGGTTTTGGGTAATGCTGTCCAAGTCTAAGATTAGAATCCTGGTGCAAATAATTTCTAGATTCACGACCCATCGGTGAAAACAGATGATTTACTTTATCTGTATGATCTGGGTGCATTACAAAAGATATGTTTTGTTTGCATGGTCTCCGGACTTCTCACATAAAAAATTGGTGTTGAATCTTTTGATCATCGGGAAATCTTTTCGAATCACACTTAAAACTTGTCATGCTACTCAATTTTAGTGTTAAGCCTTTGCTCATGTTGCAGTTGGTTGGTCGGCTGGATAACAGTGCAGTTTCAGCAACAGGTGCAAAGATGGCATTCAAATCCAATGAAGAGATAGCACTTGAAGTGAGGTCCATCCCCCTCAATGAAGTAATCCCAGAATCAGAGCCTGTGCTTCTGATCAAAGTCGATGTTCAGGGCTGGGAATATCATGTTCTAAAAGGAGCCTCGAAGTTACTAATGAGAAAGGGAAGGGAAGCCCCATATCTCATCTACGAGGAAGATGAGAAATTGTTGCAAGCCAGTAATAGCAGTGCCAAAGAGATTCAAGACTTCCTACAAACTGTGGGTTATAGTCATTGCACTAAGCATGGTACAGATGCCCACTGCACCAAGACAGATTGACGCAATTTTCTACCTTAAAGTTTGCTCTTAGAAATGTAGCCCAAGTGCAGTATGATTGGTGGCTCGCCTTAATGATTATGGAACTTAATCTTCCAAGAGTGAAAGTAAGGAATATTGTCAGAGTTGCTAATGACACCTCGGTTACAAAGATGGCATTTACGTGGTTGAAATGCTAGCTTATTTATTGCCTAGAGGATAACATCCATGCGGGAATTGACAGACGCGCAACAAAGTTTGGTTTGATGAAGCTGCAATGCCGTTACTAGCTAGTTGATTATGCATAGTTTTTGTCAACAGTGCATCGATTTGTAAactttaaaatgtaaaattctTTACCTTTTGTTATTTGGTAGATGCACTGATTTTTTATGGAATGCATTGAGGAACAGGCGATCACTGATGCGTCGTCCGGTTTACAATTTATGAGAACTTTTTAAAGGTTTTGAAAGATAATTTCCCATCAAAAGCTGACTTGGCATCAAACCACTTTAAATGGAAAATGAATGGCATTAAACGAGTAAATAATTAGGGGCAAGAAAACTCTCACAAAAGGTCCAGTTTGGATATATAAAtggttttatctcattattataatttttttaaattttttaataaaatataataaactatttaatttttttaaattttaaaataataataatattaaaaaataatattttattcaacttttatttaaaattaattcatcACTGTCGAAACGGGGCAATTAACTACCGAAGTCGATTGTGCAACTACAAAGAGattgtcttttcctttttttaggGTGATTATACGTATTGTAGTGGTACAAATACAATGCCCCCTGTATACGttacaaaaatcaaaagtttcagCTGGCTATAGCCGCGCCAAAATATGAGTTATTACAATAATGAAAAATCTGATGAAACACAGTCCAAGAGTGAAAATATGTACTCAATGTAGCTCCAATGATTAGTCACGGTAATCTGTCAAAGCATGCATGAGAAATTACGCGCTATCAAAACAACATCTcaaaaattattacaagaaacAGAAGAGGAAATTATGGTTAACTGTCAAAGCATCTCAGAGTGTTAAGACTGGCCAATCTCTCGCCATCCCTTTACATGGCATCAAATGATTAGATGCTAAgtaatatatgataaataatttttcaatcatttaatgccacGTTAGAGGATGATGGCAAGAAGGATGATTAATAGCACTTCTCTTATCTTTATGGAGATGAGACGTGGGGGGATATTCTATTACTTGAAGAAGAATTCAGTCAAAAACTCTAGGAGATCTAAATCTCTAGGATACAACAATTATAAATGGTCATTTCACGCATGCATTATGTAATAGCATTGAACAGCATTCATAGCAACTAGATCAAGTATTGTGCAAGGGAAAGAAACAAGTGAATTCCCACCTTTTAGGTAAGATATTGATGGTAATAGCATCCTAAAGTTTGCCAAAGGCCTTGTGGCCAGATAAACTTGCTCCCTTGTTTCATACCCCAAccctccttaaaaaaaatattctaaattttattttaaacataattagAAAAGCCAAACCccaatattacaaaatttaaaacaatagaattgaaaaggaaaaatcacCCACTAAAGAAAACAGAACTGTCTCAGGAGAAAATGATTAGCAATAAGCAGCATGAGAGTTGATGATTCTGTCATACCTCAGTCGCTAGACTAAAATATTTGCTAGAGATGGCAACGTAGGATGGTTGGAAGCAGAAAGCTCATGCCTTTAGGATTATTTAGGACCACTAGTATTTGAAGGGCCAGCTCTCTCCACCATAACATCATAAAGTTGCTTCCCATTCTGC containing:
- the LOC109010758 gene encoding uncharacterized protein LOC109010758 gives rise to the protein MANAWKREKSSQFHASKTIKTVCLLFISTLLFLMFFIYFTAQPSSPNPNPPFRTDFSFYPIPAFDCLKCPQSHPVIANLVEGLRYPFLYSLADLGTLPDKPHKNIVRMLKGKPFRKPDISVSIQEVLEKLRGEGRGNGLVVDVGANVGMASFAAAAMGFRVLAFEPVFENLQRICDGIYLNRVGNLVTVFEAATSDRTGNITFHKLVGRLDNSAVSATGAKMAFKSNEEIALEVRSIPLNEVIPESEPVLLIKVDVQGWEYHVLKGASKLLMRKGREAPYLIYEEDEKLLQASNSSAKEIQDFLQTVGYSHCTKHGTDAHCTKTD